A genomic segment from Corylus avellana chromosome ca5, CavTom2PMs-1.0 encodes:
- the LOC132180739 gene encoding callose synthase 7-like isoform X3, translating to MDTKADFFRHSDLKAAKSDYQAAAPGKMKPKTNFVDVRTFWHLYRSFDRMWIFFILAFQAMVIVAWSPSGSLAALFDEDVFRSVLSIFITSAFLNLLQGTGIILRHMELSNWRIITLLMWWAQPKLYVGIGMHEDIISLLKYTLFWSMLIVSKLAFSYYVEEVYRIRLPGHPGDIGEGKSENQNHAIIFTRGEALQTIDMNQDNYFEEAFKMRNVLKEFLDHQHGHRKPTILGLREHIFTGSVSSLAWFMSNQENSFVTIGQRVLANTLRVRFHYRHPDIFDRIFHITRGGISKASKVINLSEDIFAGFNSTLRGGFIKHHEYIQVGKGRDVGMNQISLFEAKVANGNGEQTLSRDVYRLGRRFDFFRMLSFYFTTVGFYFSSMMTVLTVYIFLYGRVYMVMSGIEREILANPSIHQSKALEEALATQSVVQLGLLLVLPMVMEIGLEKGFRTALGNFIIMQLQLASVFFTFQLGTKAHYYGKTILHGGSKYRATGRRFVVFHAKFAENYRMYSRSHFVKGLELFILLIVYEVYGESYRSSNLYLFITFSMWFLVASWLFAPFVFNPSGFDWQKIVDDWTDWKKWMGNRGGVGISPYRSWESWWDEEQEHIKYTDFRGRVLEIILAFRFFIYQYGIFYHLDIAHHSKSLLVYGLSWLVMLITLVLLKMVSTGRQRLGTDFQLMFRILNALLFLGFMSVMTVLFVVCGLTISDLFATILAFIPTGWAFLLIGQACRPLLEGVKLWESIKELARAYECIMGLIIFTPIAVLSWFPFLLEFQTRLLFNQAFSRGLQISMILAGKKEKAA from the exons ATGGACACCAAAGCAGACTTTTTTAGGCATTCAGATTTAAAAGCTGCAAAG aGTGATTATCAAGCTGCTGCTCCTGGAAAGATGAAGCCTAAGACAAATTTTGTAGACGTCCGTACATTTTGGCATCTTTACAGAAGTTTTGATCGAATGTGGATATTTTTTATATTGGCTTTCCAG GCAATGGTAATTGTTGCCTGGAGTCCTTCTGGATCTCTTGCTGCATTATTTGATGAAGACGTCTTCAGAAGTGTTTTGAGCATCTTCATTACTTCTGCTTTTCTTAATCTTCTGCAAGGTACTGGCATTATCTTAAG GCACATGGAGCTATCAAACTGGCGGATTATCACTCTTCTTATGTGGTGGGCTCAG CCCAAACTTTATGTAGGAATAGGCATGCATGAGGACATTATCTCACTTCTAAA GTATACACTATTTTGGAGTATGCTGATAGTCAGTAAGCTAGCATTTAGCTACTACGTGGAG GAAGTATACCGCATCAGGCTTCCCGGTCATCCAGGAGATATTGGTGAAGGAAAATCTGAAAATCAAAATCATGCCATTATCTTTACTCGAGGAGAAGCCCTGCAAACAATAGACATGAATCAG GATAATTACTTTGAAGAAGcttttaaaatgagaaatgtaCTGAAGGAATTCTTAGACCATCAACATGGTCATCGGAAACCCACAATATTGGGTCTGAGGGAGCATATATTCACTGGAAG TGTTTCATCACTTGCATGGTTCATGTCCAATCAAGAGAACAGTTTTGTTACTATTGGGCAACGAGTTTTGGCAAATACTCTTAG GGTACGGTTCCACTATAGACATCCTGATATATTTGACAGAATCTTCCACATAACAAGAGGTGGCATAAGCAAAGCTTCAAAAGTAATCAACTTAAGCGAGGATATATTTGCAG GATTTAATTCAACTCTGCGTGGGGGATTTATAAAGCATCATGAGTACATTCAAGTAGGCAAGGGGCGTGATGTTGGGATGAATCAAATATCCCTTTTTGAGGCTAAGGTTGCAAATGGAAATGGAGAGCAAACTCTCAGCCGTGATGTCTATCGTCTTGGACGTCGATTTGACTTCTTTCGGATGTTGTCATTTTACTTTACAACAGTGGGTTTCTACTTTAGTAGTATG ATGACTGTGCTTACTgtatacatatttttatatggaCGTGTGTACATGGTAATGAGTGGAATTGAGAGAGAGATCCTTGCGAATCCAAGCATACATCAGAGCAAGGCCCTTGAAGAGGCTTTGGCTACCCAATCTGTTGTCCAATTGGGCTTATTGCTAGTTCTACCCATGGTTATGGAAATAGGCCTGGAAAAAGGATTTCGTACTGCGTTGGGCAATTTTATCATCATGCAACTACAACTTGCTTCTGTATTCTTTACGTTCCAACTTGGAACAAAAGCACATTATTATGGAAAAACAATTTTGCATGGAGGTTCTAAATATCGAGCTACTGGCCGTAGATTTGTTGTTTTTCATGCAAAGTTTGCTGAAAACTACAGGATGTACTCACGAAGTCACTTTGTGAAGGGGTTGGAGTTGTTTATTCTACTGATCGTATATGAAGTTTATGGGGAATCATATCGAAGTTCAAATCTTTATTTGTTCATCACTTTCTCTATGTGGTTTCTTGTTGCTTCTTGGCTGTTTGCTCCTTTCGTGTTCAATCCATCCGGTTTTGATTGGCAGAAGATAGTAGATGATTGGACAGACTGGAAAAAGTGGATGGGAAATCGTGGTGGTGTTGGGATTTCACCTTACCGCAGTTGGGAATCATGGTGGGATGAAGAACAGGAACACATCAAATACACAGATTTCAGGGGAAGAGTGCTGGAGATAATACTTGCATTTCGCTTCTTTATTTACCAGTATGGAATTTTCTACCACCTTGATATTGCTCATCACAGCAAGAGCTTGCTG GTTTACGGCCTTTCTTGGTTAGTGATGCTGATTACTCTTGTTTTATTAAAG ATGGTATCAACGGGTAGGCAAAGATTGGGTACCGACTTTCAGCTCATGTTCAGGATTCTCAATGCGCTTCTGTTCCTTGGCTTCATGTCTGTCATGACTGTCTTATTTGTTGTATGTGGACTCACTATATCAGATTTATTTGCTACTATTCTTGCCTTCATACCCACAGGATGGGCCTTTCTTCTT ATTGGGCAAGCATGCAGGCCATTGTTGGAGGGGGTAAAATTATGGGAGTCAATAAAGGAGCTAGCAAGAGCATATGAATGCATAATGGGGCTGATAATCTTCACGCCCATAGCCGTTTTGTCTTGGTTTCCATTTCTATTAGAGTTCCAAACGCGCTTGCTCTTTAATCAAGCATTTAGTAGAGGCCTCCAGATTTCAATGATTCTTGcaggaaagaaggaaaaagcagcttga
- the LOC132180739 gene encoding callose synthase 7-like isoform X2 → MDTKADFFRHSDLKAAKSDYQAAAPGKMKPKTNFVDVRTFWHLYRSFDRMWIFFILAFQAMVIVAWSPSGSLAALFDEDVFRSVLSIFITSAFLNLLQATLDIILSWKAWKSLKFSQILWYLLKFAAAAVWAVVLPIGYSSSVQNPIGLVKFFSSWARDWRNLSFYNYVVALYLMPNLLAAIMFLLPPLRRHMELSNWRIITLLMWWAQPKLYVGIGMHEDIISLLKYTLFWSMLIVSKLAFSYYVEEVYRIRLPGHPGDIGEGKSENQNHAIIFTRGEALQTIDMNQDNYFEEAFKMRNVLKEFLDHQHGHRKPTILGLREHIFTGSVSSLAWFMSNQENSFVTIGQRVLANTLRVRFHYRHPDIFDRIFHITRGGISKASKVINLSEDIFAGFNSTLRGGFIKHHEYIQVGKGRDVGMNQISLFEAKVANGNGEQTLSRDVYRLGRRFDFFRMLSFYFTTVGFYFSSMMTVLTVYIFLYGRVYMVMSGIEREILANPSIHQSKALEEALATQSVVQLGLLLVLPMVMEIGLEKGFRTALGNFIIMQLQLASVFFTFQLGTKAHYYGKTILHGGSKYRATGRRFVVFHAKFAENYRMYSRSHFVKGLELFILLIVYEVYGESYRSSNLYLFITFSMWFLVASWLFAPFVFNPSGFDWQKIVDDWTDWKKWMGNRGGVGISPYRSWESWWDEEQEHIKYTDFRGRVLEIILAFRFFIYQYGIFYHLDIAHHSKSLLVYGLSWLVMLITLVLLKMVSTGRQRLGTDFQLMFRILNALLFLGFMSVMTVLFVIGQACRPLLEGVKLWESIKELARAYECIMGLIIFTPIAVLSWFPFLLEFQTRLLFNQAFSRGLQISMILAGKKEKAA, encoded by the exons ATGGACACCAAAGCAGACTTTTTTAGGCATTCAGATTTAAAAGCTGCAAAG aGTGATTATCAAGCTGCTGCTCCTGGAAAGATGAAGCCTAAGACAAATTTTGTAGACGTCCGTACATTTTGGCATCTTTACAGAAGTTTTGATCGAATGTGGATATTTTTTATATTGGCTTTCCAG GCAATGGTAATTGTTGCCTGGAGTCCTTCTGGATCTCTTGCTGCATTATTTGATGAAGACGTCTTCAGAAGTGTTTTGAGCATCTTCATTACTTCTGCTTTTCTTAATCTTCTGCAAG CTACCCTAGATATAATTCTTAGTTGGAAGGCCTGGAAGAGTTTGAAATTCAGCCAAATACTATGGTACCTTTTGAAGTTTGCAGCAGCAGCTGTGTGGGCTGTGGTTCTGCCCATTGGTTATTCTAGTTCTGTGCAGAACCCTATAGGATTGGTGAAATTCTTCAGTAGCTGGGCTAGGGATTGGAGGAACCTgtcattttataattatgttGTTGCACTTTATTTGATGCCCAATTTACTTGCTGCTATAATGTTTTTACTTCCACCTTTACGGAGGCACATGGAGCTATCAAACTGGCGGATTATCACTCTTCTTATGTGGTGGGCTCAG CCCAAACTTTATGTAGGAATAGGCATGCATGAGGACATTATCTCACTTCTAAA GTATACACTATTTTGGAGTATGCTGATAGTCAGTAAGCTAGCATTTAGCTACTACGTGGAG GAAGTATACCGCATCAGGCTTCCCGGTCATCCAGGAGATATTGGTGAAGGAAAATCTGAAAATCAAAATCATGCCATTATCTTTACTCGAGGAGAAGCCCTGCAAACAATAGACATGAATCAG GATAATTACTTTGAAGAAGcttttaaaatgagaaatgtaCTGAAGGAATTCTTAGACCATCAACATGGTCATCGGAAACCCACAATATTGGGTCTGAGGGAGCATATATTCACTGGAAG TGTTTCATCACTTGCATGGTTCATGTCCAATCAAGAGAACAGTTTTGTTACTATTGGGCAACGAGTTTTGGCAAATACTCTTAG GGTACGGTTCCACTATAGACATCCTGATATATTTGACAGAATCTTCCACATAACAAGAGGTGGCATAAGCAAAGCTTCAAAAGTAATCAACTTAAGCGAGGATATATTTGCAG GATTTAATTCAACTCTGCGTGGGGGATTTATAAAGCATCATGAGTACATTCAAGTAGGCAAGGGGCGTGATGTTGGGATGAATCAAATATCCCTTTTTGAGGCTAAGGTTGCAAATGGAAATGGAGAGCAAACTCTCAGCCGTGATGTCTATCGTCTTGGACGTCGATTTGACTTCTTTCGGATGTTGTCATTTTACTTTACAACAGTGGGTTTCTACTTTAGTAGTATG ATGACTGTGCTTACTgtatacatatttttatatggaCGTGTGTACATGGTAATGAGTGGAATTGAGAGAGAGATCCTTGCGAATCCAAGCATACATCAGAGCAAGGCCCTTGAAGAGGCTTTGGCTACCCAATCTGTTGTCCAATTGGGCTTATTGCTAGTTCTACCCATGGTTATGGAAATAGGCCTGGAAAAAGGATTTCGTACTGCGTTGGGCAATTTTATCATCATGCAACTACAACTTGCTTCTGTATTCTTTACGTTCCAACTTGGAACAAAAGCACATTATTATGGAAAAACAATTTTGCATGGAGGTTCTAAATATCGAGCTACTGGCCGTAGATTTGTTGTTTTTCATGCAAAGTTTGCTGAAAACTACAGGATGTACTCACGAAGTCACTTTGTGAAGGGGTTGGAGTTGTTTATTCTACTGATCGTATATGAAGTTTATGGGGAATCATATCGAAGTTCAAATCTTTATTTGTTCATCACTTTCTCTATGTGGTTTCTTGTTGCTTCTTGGCTGTTTGCTCCTTTCGTGTTCAATCCATCCGGTTTTGATTGGCAGAAGATAGTAGATGATTGGACAGACTGGAAAAAGTGGATGGGAAATCGTGGTGGTGTTGGGATTTCACCTTACCGCAGTTGGGAATCATGGTGGGATGAAGAACAGGAACACATCAAATACACAGATTTCAGGGGAAGAGTGCTGGAGATAATACTTGCATTTCGCTTCTTTATTTACCAGTATGGAATTTTCTACCACCTTGATATTGCTCATCACAGCAAGAGCTTGCTG GTTTACGGCCTTTCTTGGTTAGTGATGCTGATTACTCTTGTTTTATTAAAG ATGGTATCAACGGGTAGGCAAAGATTGGGTACCGACTTTCAGCTCATGTTCAGGATTCTCAATGCGCTTCTGTTCCTTGGCTTCATGTCTGTCATGACTGTCTTATTTGTT ATTGGGCAAGCATGCAGGCCATTGTTGGAGGGGGTAAAATTATGGGAGTCAATAAAGGAGCTAGCAAGAGCATATGAATGCATAATGGGGCTGATAATCTTCACGCCCATAGCCGTTTTGTCTTGGTTTCCATTTCTATTAGAGTTCCAAACGCGCTTGCTCTTTAATCAAGCATTTAGTAGAGGCCTCCAGATTTCAATGATTCTTGcaggaaagaaggaaaaagcagcttga
- the LOC132180739 gene encoding callose synthase 7-like isoform X1, with amino-acid sequence MDTKADFFRHSDLKAAKSDYQAAAPGKMKPKTNFVDVRTFWHLYRSFDRMWIFFILAFQAMVIVAWSPSGSLAALFDEDVFRSVLSIFITSAFLNLLQATLDIILSWKAWKSLKFSQILWYLLKFAAAAVWAVVLPIGYSSSVQNPIGLVKFFSSWARDWRNLSFYNYVVALYLMPNLLAAIMFLLPPLRRHMELSNWRIITLLMWWAQPKLYVGIGMHEDIISLLKYTLFWSMLIVSKLAFSYYVEEVYRIRLPGHPGDIGEGKSENQNHAIIFTRGEALQTIDMNQDNYFEEAFKMRNVLKEFLDHQHGHRKPTILGLREHIFTGSVSSLAWFMSNQENSFVTIGQRVLANTLRVRFHYRHPDIFDRIFHITRGGISKASKVINLSEDIFAGFNSTLRGGFIKHHEYIQVGKGRDVGMNQISLFEAKVANGNGEQTLSRDVYRLGRRFDFFRMLSFYFTTVGFYFSSMMTVLTVYIFLYGRVYMVMSGIEREILANPSIHQSKALEEALATQSVVQLGLLLVLPMVMEIGLEKGFRTALGNFIIMQLQLASVFFTFQLGTKAHYYGKTILHGGSKYRATGRRFVVFHAKFAENYRMYSRSHFVKGLELFILLIVYEVYGESYRSSNLYLFITFSMWFLVASWLFAPFVFNPSGFDWQKIVDDWTDWKKWMGNRGGVGISPYRSWESWWDEEQEHIKYTDFRGRVLEIILAFRFFIYQYGIFYHLDIAHHSKSLLVYGLSWLVMLITLVLLKMVSTGRQRLGTDFQLMFRILNALLFLGFMSVMTVLFVVCGLTISDLFATILAFIPTGWAFLLIGQACRPLLEGVKLWESIKELARAYECIMGLIIFTPIAVLSWFPFLLEFQTRLLFNQAFSRGLQISMILAGKKEKAA; translated from the exons ATGGACACCAAAGCAGACTTTTTTAGGCATTCAGATTTAAAAGCTGCAAAG aGTGATTATCAAGCTGCTGCTCCTGGAAAGATGAAGCCTAAGACAAATTTTGTAGACGTCCGTACATTTTGGCATCTTTACAGAAGTTTTGATCGAATGTGGATATTTTTTATATTGGCTTTCCAG GCAATGGTAATTGTTGCCTGGAGTCCTTCTGGATCTCTTGCTGCATTATTTGATGAAGACGTCTTCAGAAGTGTTTTGAGCATCTTCATTACTTCTGCTTTTCTTAATCTTCTGCAAG CTACCCTAGATATAATTCTTAGTTGGAAGGCCTGGAAGAGTTTGAAATTCAGCCAAATACTATGGTACCTTTTGAAGTTTGCAGCAGCAGCTGTGTGGGCTGTGGTTCTGCCCATTGGTTATTCTAGTTCTGTGCAGAACCCTATAGGATTGGTGAAATTCTTCAGTAGCTGGGCTAGGGATTGGAGGAACCTgtcattttataattatgttGTTGCACTTTATTTGATGCCCAATTTACTTGCTGCTATAATGTTTTTACTTCCACCTTTACGGAGGCACATGGAGCTATCAAACTGGCGGATTATCACTCTTCTTATGTGGTGGGCTCAG CCCAAACTTTATGTAGGAATAGGCATGCATGAGGACATTATCTCACTTCTAAA GTATACACTATTTTGGAGTATGCTGATAGTCAGTAAGCTAGCATTTAGCTACTACGTGGAG GAAGTATACCGCATCAGGCTTCCCGGTCATCCAGGAGATATTGGTGAAGGAAAATCTGAAAATCAAAATCATGCCATTATCTTTACTCGAGGAGAAGCCCTGCAAACAATAGACATGAATCAG GATAATTACTTTGAAGAAGcttttaaaatgagaaatgtaCTGAAGGAATTCTTAGACCATCAACATGGTCATCGGAAACCCACAATATTGGGTCTGAGGGAGCATATATTCACTGGAAG TGTTTCATCACTTGCATGGTTCATGTCCAATCAAGAGAACAGTTTTGTTACTATTGGGCAACGAGTTTTGGCAAATACTCTTAG GGTACGGTTCCACTATAGACATCCTGATATATTTGACAGAATCTTCCACATAACAAGAGGTGGCATAAGCAAAGCTTCAAAAGTAATCAACTTAAGCGAGGATATATTTGCAG GATTTAATTCAACTCTGCGTGGGGGATTTATAAAGCATCATGAGTACATTCAAGTAGGCAAGGGGCGTGATGTTGGGATGAATCAAATATCCCTTTTTGAGGCTAAGGTTGCAAATGGAAATGGAGAGCAAACTCTCAGCCGTGATGTCTATCGTCTTGGACGTCGATTTGACTTCTTTCGGATGTTGTCATTTTACTTTACAACAGTGGGTTTCTACTTTAGTAGTATG ATGACTGTGCTTACTgtatacatatttttatatggaCGTGTGTACATGGTAATGAGTGGAATTGAGAGAGAGATCCTTGCGAATCCAAGCATACATCAGAGCAAGGCCCTTGAAGAGGCTTTGGCTACCCAATCTGTTGTCCAATTGGGCTTATTGCTAGTTCTACCCATGGTTATGGAAATAGGCCTGGAAAAAGGATTTCGTACTGCGTTGGGCAATTTTATCATCATGCAACTACAACTTGCTTCTGTATTCTTTACGTTCCAACTTGGAACAAAAGCACATTATTATGGAAAAACAATTTTGCATGGAGGTTCTAAATATCGAGCTACTGGCCGTAGATTTGTTGTTTTTCATGCAAAGTTTGCTGAAAACTACAGGATGTACTCACGAAGTCACTTTGTGAAGGGGTTGGAGTTGTTTATTCTACTGATCGTATATGAAGTTTATGGGGAATCATATCGAAGTTCAAATCTTTATTTGTTCATCACTTTCTCTATGTGGTTTCTTGTTGCTTCTTGGCTGTTTGCTCCTTTCGTGTTCAATCCATCCGGTTTTGATTGGCAGAAGATAGTAGATGATTGGACAGACTGGAAAAAGTGGATGGGAAATCGTGGTGGTGTTGGGATTTCACCTTACCGCAGTTGGGAATCATGGTGGGATGAAGAACAGGAACACATCAAATACACAGATTTCAGGGGAAGAGTGCTGGAGATAATACTTGCATTTCGCTTCTTTATTTACCAGTATGGAATTTTCTACCACCTTGATATTGCTCATCACAGCAAGAGCTTGCTG GTTTACGGCCTTTCTTGGTTAGTGATGCTGATTACTCTTGTTTTATTAAAG ATGGTATCAACGGGTAGGCAAAGATTGGGTACCGACTTTCAGCTCATGTTCAGGATTCTCAATGCGCTTCTGTTCCTTGGCTTCATGTCTGTCATGACTGTCTTATTTGTTGTATGTGGACTCACTATATCAGATTTATTTGCTACTATTCTTGCCTTCATACCCACAGGATGGGCCTTTCTTCTT ATTGGGCAAGCATGCAGGCCATTGTTGGAGGGGGTAAAATTATGGGAGTCAATAAAGGAGCTAGCAAGAGCATATGAATGCATAATGGGGCTGATAATCTTCACGCCCATAGCCGTTTTGTCTTGGTTTCCATTTCTATTAGAGTTCCAAACGCGCTTGCTCTTTAATCAAGCATTTAGTAGAGGCCTCCAGATTTCAATGATTCTTGcaggaaagaaggaaaaagcagcttga